In Pirellulales bacterium, a single window of DNA contains:
- a CDS encoding HEAT repeat domain-containing protein, whose translation MTYSRFEKSVLLSAAAAIALIFAFVRPGNAQDQAAPKAAPAKAPVKAASPQPAPPPSVALPGPTDTAVQTILDAKPTTPVELMQAAVSILQLGRPDRAKPLLQQIVAAKPNPAAAAELIHRFGSATFLQLATNPSLQPEGLILARQVLGAAAAARRDPARLASAVKQLGAKSADAQSEALATLHDGGGYSVPPLLAAIGDPAQASIHALAEGAIIGLGTDAIPPLVAALADKDPRRVAEAIALLAAIGDKQSALYLLAPQFAPDSPPDVRRAAAQALEQLLGTTGNESDAIALLAREARSVLEGEKVLPPDDGSNVAIWSFDPATHQFTVASYPPTRAASFVAARLSRELMRLEPDALEARRLYLVSLLDSAVYRVGLDAPLPTGPGSEYARAAKFGTAAISDALAQALAIGHTAAARGAARVLQGIGSAGILTRDGPTPCPLVDALRSNERRLRFAAAAAVMSFKPTAPFAGSSYVTDAAADVATSAGHRRAVIGFPTTGVAQQLAGLAAASGYDPQTANNGFGVFAAATQSADTEIVFISGRIARPDAFDLIQQLRGDFRTADLPVCVMGELADYTIQSKKFATEPKVFVVYRPEKPAEMAAAVAKGVQLSGEHLIPPPLRLQEAAIALDWLAEMATSPPEVFDVRRYEGVIEHGLYHPLLAPHAAVAMGRLGTHSSQAALVDLASLAVQPLEVRQAAAAAFAESVKHFGLRLAPSEVVRQYNRYNASAQLDKATQQLLGEILDTIEAPTKQGKHS comes from the coding sequence ATGACCTACTCGCGCTTCGAAAAATCCGTGCTGCTGTCCGCCGCCGCGGCGATCGCTCTCATTTTTGCCTTTGTCCGACCGGGCAACGCTCAGGATCAGGCTGCCCCGAAGGCGGCTCCGGCAAAGGCCCCTGTAAAAGCTGCCTCGCCTCAACCGGCCCCACCGCCGTCCGTCGCCCTGCCTGGGCCGACCGATACGGCCGTGCAAACGATTCTCGACGCCAAGCCCACGACGCCGGTCGAATTGATGCAAGCCGCCGTGTCGATTTTGCAACTCGGCCGCCCAGACAGGGCAAAGCCATTGCTGCAACAAATCGTCGCCGCCAAGCCCAACCCCGCCGCCGCGGCCGAATTGATCCATCGCTTTGGCAGCGCCACGTTTTTGCAATTGGCCACGAACCCGAGTTTGCAGCCCGAAGGTTTGATCCTGGCCCGGCAAGTGTTGGGGGCCGCCGCCGCCGCGCGGCGCGATCCGGCCCGATTGGCGTCGGCAGTGAAGCAACTCGGCGCGAAATCGGCCGACGCGCAAAGCGAAGCTTTGGCGACGTTGCACGACGGCGGCGGCTATTCCGTGCCCCCGCTGCTCGCGGCAATCGGCGACCCAGCCCAGGCCTCGATCCATGCATTGGCAGAAGGTGCGATCATCGGCTTGGGCACCGATGCGATTCCCCCGCTAGTGGCAGCCCTCGCCGACAAAGATCCGCGGCGGGTCGCCGAGGCGATCGCGTTGCTGGCCGCGATCGGCGACAAGCAGTCGGCCCTGTATCTTTTGGCCCCGCAATTCGCGCCTGATAGTCCGCCGGATGTGCGCCGCGCCGCCGCTCAAGCCCTCGAACAACTGCTGGGCACCACTGGGAACGAATCCGATGCCATTGCGCTATTGGCGCGCGAAGCCCGCTCGGTTCTTGAAGGCGAAAAGGTGCTTCCGCCGGACGATGGGAGCAATGTCGCGATCTGGAGTTTCGATCCGGCGACGCACCAATTCACGGTCGCCAGTTATCCGCCGACCCGTGCGGCATCGTTCGTCGCGGCGCGGTTGTCGCGCGAGCTGATGCGGCTTGAGCCCGATGCGCTCGAGGCGCGGCGGCTGTATCTCGTCAGCCTATTGGATTCGGCGGTATATCGCGTCGGGCTGGATGCCCCGCTGCCGACCGGCCCTGGCTCGGAATATGCCCGGGCGGCGAAATTCGGCACCGCTGCGATTAGCGATGCGCTCGCTCAGGCCTTGGCGATCGGCCACACCGCGGCTGCGCGGGGGGCTGCGCGCGTGTTGCAAGGCATCGGCAGCGCGGGCATTTTGACTCGCGACGGCCCGACGCCGTGCCCATTGGTCGATGCGCTGCGAAGCAACGAGCGGCGGCTCCGTTTTGCCGCGGCTGCGGCGGTGATGAGCTTCAAGCCGACGGCGCCTTTCGCCGGCTCGAGTTACGTCACCGATGCCGCGGCCGATGTGGCGACCTCGGCCGGCCATCGACGGGCAGTGATCGGCTTTCCCACAACCGGCGTCGCACAGCAGCTTGCCGGGCTTGCAGCCGCGTCTGGCTACGATCCGCAGACGGCCAACAATGGTTTCGGCGTTTTCGCTGCCGCCACGCAATCGGCCGACACCGAAATCGTGTTCATCAGCGGGCGGATCGCGCGGCCGGATGCGTTCGATCTCATTCAGCAACTTCGCGGCGACTTTCGCACGGCGGATTTGCCGGTGTGCGTGATGGGCGAATTGGCCGACTACACGATCCAATCCAAGAAATTCGCGACCGAGCCGAAAGTGTTTGTCGTCTATCGGCCGGAAAAGCCGGCGGAGATGGCAGCCGCGGTTGCCAAGGGAGTGCAACTATCGGGCGAGCATCTCATTCCGCCGCCGCTACGGCTCCAGGAAGCGGCGATCGCACTCGATTGGCTTGCGGAGATGGCCACTTCGCCGCCGGAAGTGTTCGACGTGCGGCGGTATGAAGGCGTCATCGAGCATGGACTGTACCATCCGCTCTTGGCCCCGCATGCGGCAGTGGCGATGGGTAGGCTCGGAACGCATTCGTCGCAAGCGGCGCTCGTGGATCTGGCAAGCCTTGCCGTTCAACCGCTCGAAGTGCGGCAAGCGGCAGCAGCGGCATTTGCCGAAAGCGTAAAACACTTCGGCCTGCGATTGGCGCCGTCGGAAGTGGTCCGGCAATACAATCGCTACAACGCAAGCGCACAGCTCGACAAAGCGACGCAACAATTGCTCGGCGAAATTTTGGACACGATCGAAGCGCCCACGAAACAAGGCAAACACTCGTAA
- the argH gene encoding argininosuccinate lyase — MAAKAWGGVFNEATDRRVEQFTESISFDRRLYAHDIRGSVAHAQMLARVGLLTADECRQIEQAMQRISQEIEQGLFEFSTEHEDIHLHIERALIARLGDTGRKIHTARSRNDQVATDLRLWQRDAIGEIDRRIVALQQAFVGRADRDHDCILPGYTHMQRAQPVLAPHYWLAYCERFGRDRGRLADCFARTNVLPLGSAALAGTSLPIDREFVARQLGFDAIAANSLDATSDRDFVIEFVFALSLIALHLSGWAEEWILWCTSEFNFLKLPQAFCTGSSIMPQKVNPDVLELIRGKTARVVGDLQALLMLVKGLPLAYNRDMQEDKPRLFDAFDTVSACLELAAPLVTGAELNRAAIRERLDRGHLDATTLMEELIRRGTPQRTAHEWVGRLVRKALDRGTTLAELPATEFREIDPSLDGSLRDVLGVDRAIARFQSYGSTAPAEVAKQVQMWKEKLTENADG, encoded by the coding sequence GTGGCGGCAAAAGCCTGGGGTGGCGTATTCAACGAAGCGACGGATCGCCGCGTCGAGCAGTTCACCGAAAGCATCAGCTTCGATCGTCGCCTCTATGCCCACGACATCCGGGGCTCGGTGGCCCACGCCCAAATGCTTGCACGCGTCGGGCTCTTGACCGCAGACGAGTGCCGTCAGATTGAGCAGGCAATGCAACGGATCAGCCAAGAAATTGAGCAGGGCCTCTTCGAGTTCTCAACTGAGCATGAAGACATTCACCTGCACATTGAACGGGCTTTGATTGCCCGGCTCGGCGACACGGGTCGAAAAATCCATACGGCGCGCAGCCGAAACGATCAGGTGGCCACCGATCTACGGCTTTGGCAGCGCGACGCCATTGGCGAGATCGATCGCCGCATCGTGGCCTTGCAGCAGGCGTTCGTCGGCCGCGCGGATCGCGACCATGATTGCATCCTCCCCGGCTACACCCACATGCAGCGCGCCCAACCCGTGCTCGCGCCGCACTATTGGTTAGCCTATTGCGAGCGATTCGGGCGAGATCGCGGACGCCTGGCGGATTGCTTCGCTCGGACGAATGTTTTGCCGCTCGGCTCGGCGGCGCTGGCCGGCACATCGCTGCCGATCGATCGCGAATTCGTCGCTCGGCAACTCGGATTCGATGCGATCGCCGCAAACAGTCTCGATGCGACGAGCGATCGGGATTTTGTGATCGAGTTTGTCTTCGCACTTTCGCTGATCGCATTGCACCTCAGCGGCTGGGCCGAAGAGTGGATCTTGTGGTGCACGAGCGAATTCAATTTCTTGAAATTGCCGCAGGCGTTTTGCACCGGTTCGTCGATCATGCCGCAAAAGGTCAACCCGGATGTGCTGGAGTTGATCCGCGGCAAGACGGCGCGCGTGGTCGGCGATTTGCAAGCCCTGCTGATGCTGGTCAAGGGTTTGCCGCTGGCTTACAACCGCGACATGCAGGAAGACAAGCCGCGGCTTTTCGACGCGTTCGACACCGTGTCGGCCTGTTTGGAGTTAGCCGCCCCGCTGGTGACCGGTGCGGAACTGAACCGGGCGGCGATTCGGGAACGCCTCGATCGCGGACACCTCGACGCCACGACACTGATGGAAGAACTGATCCGCCGCGGCACCCCGCAGCGGACGGCCCACGAATGGGTCGGCCGACTTGTGCGAAAAGCCCTCGACCGAGGAACGACCCTGGCGGAATTGCCCGCCACCGAATTCCGGGAAATCGATCCCTCGCTCGACGGCAGCCTGCGCGACGTGCTCGGCGTCGACCGCGCGATCGCCCGCTTCCAAAGCTACGGCTCGACCGCGCCCGCGGAGGTGGCGAAGCAAGTGCAGATGTGGAAAGAAAAACTGACGGAAAACGCGGACGGATGA
- the carB gene encoding carbamoyl-phosphate synthase large subunit: MPRRTDLHKILLIGSGPIVIGQACEFDYSGTQACKALREEGFEVVLVNSNPATIMTDPGMADRTYIEPLTWEAVARVIEAERPDALLPTLGGQTGLNLAMELARNGVLEKYGVEMIGARADVIAKAEERELFKQAMEKISLETCKGRTVHSLAAARQVLKEIGLPCVIRPGFTMGGSGSNVAYNREEFDTVVSRGLDASPISEVLIEQSIAGWKEYEMEVMRDADDNCVIICSIENFDPMGVHTGDSITVAPAQTLSDKEYQRMRDASLAVIREIGVETGGSNIQFAINPKTGRMIVIEMNPRVSRSSALASKATGFPIAKIAAKLAVGYRLHELPNDITRETMACFEPTIDYVVTKIPRFAFEKFPEADSRLTTQMKSVGETMAIGRTFKESFQKALRGLEVGSFGLGCDGKDLWYTPQQPTIDEIRAKLAIPNAERPWFIRYAMKAGMTVEEIHGLTQIDPWFLDEIAQIVAVEDELRACDEPAHASEELLRRAKRFGFSDRQLSTIWNCSEMDVRALRKSLGIVATFKSVDTCAAEFEAYTPYYYSTYEDEDETPPKPRGGRRIMILGGGPNRIGQGIEFDYCCCHASFALRELGIESIMVNSNPETVSTDYDTSDLLFFEPLTTEDVLNICDRVQPDGVIVQLGGQTPLNLSRALATAGVPIIGTSVDTIEDAEDREKFQRLLQRLGLRQPANGIARTMTEARAQATKIGYPNLVRPSFVLGGRAMEICYDQSQLERFVAEAFVVAQGQPVLIDRFLEEAIEVDVDAICDGQQVLVAGIMEHIEEAGVHSGDSACAIPPYSLAGPILAEIREATVAMARHLRVVGLMNVQYAIKKEDGKQVLYVLEVNPRASRTVPFVAKATGMPVARVATKVMAGVSLAEQGYHSDPIPAFVSVKESVFPFSKFAGVDIVLGPEMRSTGEVMGVSERFSIAFAKSQLAAGILLPKEGRIFISVASPSAKEHMIGLAKRLAAMGFQLLATEGTARVIEATGIPVEHVKKLQEGHPNLIDHLIDGRVQLIMNTPRGKGARTDEGRIRAASVTHGVPCITTLPAADACVKAMEALREEEMTVQALQDRFPHTEPSLGIATAIRR, translated from the coding sequence GTGCCGCGGCGTACCGACCTCCACAAAATTCTCCTCATCGGCTCCGGACCGATCGTTATCGGCCAGGCGTGCGAGTTCGATTATTCGGGCACGCAAGCGTGCAAGGCCCTGCGCGAAGAGGGCTTCGAAGTAGTGCTGGTCAACTCGAATCCCGCCACGATCATGACCGACCCCGGCATGGCCGACCGGACATATATCGAACCGCTCACTTGGGAGGCGGTGGCGCGGGTGATCGAAGCCGAGCGGCCCGACGCTCTACTGCCTACTCTCGGCGGCCAGACCGGATTGAATCTGGCGATGGAACTGGCCCGCAACGGCGTGCTCGAGAAATATGGCGTCGAGATGATCGGGGCCCGGGCCGATGTGATTGCCAAAGCGGAAGAACGCGAGCTGTTCAAACAGGCGATGGAAAAGATCAGCCTTGAGACGTGCAAGGGGCGGACGGTGCACAGCCTGGCGGCCGCGCGGCAAGTGCTCAAGGAGATCGGGCTGCCGTGCGTTATCCGGCCCGGCTTCACGATGGGCGGCAGCGGGTCGAATGTCGCCTACAATCGCGAAGAATTTGACACTGTGGTGTCGCGCGGCCTCGACGCTTCGCCGATCAGCGAAGTGCTCATCGAGCAATCGATCGCCGGTTGGAAAGAATATGAAATGGAGGTGATGCGCGACGCCGACGACAATTGCGTCATCATCTGCTCGATCGAGAATTTCGACCCGATGGGCGTTCACACGGGCGACTCGATCACGGTCGCGCCGGCCCAAACGCTCAGCGACAAGGAATACCAGCGGATGCGCGACGCTTCACTGGCCGTGATCCGCGAGATTGGCGTCGAGACGGGCGGGTCGAATATTCAATTCGCGATCAACCCGAAAACCGGGCGGATGATCGTGATCGAAATGAATCCCCGCGTCAGCCGTTCGAGTGCGCTGGCGTCGAAGGCGACGGGTTTCCCGATTGCCAAAATTGCCGCGAAATTGGCCGTCGGTTATCGGCTGCACGAACTGCCCAACGACATCACCCGCGAAACGATGGCTTGCTTCGAGCCGACGATCGATTATGTGGTGACGAAGATCCCCCGCTTCGCGTTCGAAAAGTTTCCCGAGGCCGATTCGCGGCTTACCACGCAAATGAAAAGCGTCGGCGAGACGATGGCCATCGGGCGGACCTTCAAGGAATCGTTTCAAAAAGCGCTGCGCGGGTTGGAAGTCGGCAGCTTCGGATTGGGCTGCGACGGCAAAGATCTTTGGTACACCCCGCAGCAACCGACGATCGACGAAATCCGCGCGAAGTTGGCCATACCGAATGCCGAGCGCCCGTGGTTCATTCGCTACGCAATGAAAGCCGGCATGACGGTCGAGGAGATTCACGGCCTGACGCAAATCGATCCCTGGTTTCTCGATGAAATCGCCCAAATCGTGGCCGTCGAAGACGAACTGCGGGCTTGCGACGAGCCGGCCCATGCGAGCGAGGAACTGTTGCGGCGAGCCAAGCGGTTCGGCTTTTCCGATCGGCAACTGTCGACGATCTGGAACTGCTCGGAAATGGACGTGCGCGCGCTCCGCAAGAGCCTCGGCATCGTGGCCACGTTCAAATCCGTCGACACGTGCGCCGCCGAATTCGAGGCCTACACGCCGTACTACTATTCCACCTACGAAGACGAAGACGAGACGCCCCCCAAGCCCCGCGGCGGCCGGCGAATCATGATTCTCGGCGGCGGCCCGAATCGCATCGGGCAAGGCATCGAGTTCGACTATTGCTGTTGCCACGCCAGCTTCGCGCTGCGTGAACTGGGCATCGAATCGATCATGGTCAACAGCAATCCCGAAACCGTCAGCACCGACTACGACACCAGCGACCTGCTCTTCTTCGAGCCGCTGACCACCGAAGACGTGTTGAATATCTGCGACCGCGTGCAGCCCGACGGCGTCATCGTGCAGCTCGGCGGACAAACGCCGCTCAATCTCTCGCGAGCGCTGGCCACGGCCGGAGTGCCGATCATCGGCACCAGCGTCGACACGATCGAAGACGCCGAAGACCGCGAAAAATTCCAACGCCTGTTGCAGCGGCTCGGGCTGCGGCAACCGGCCAACGGCATCGCTCGCACGATGACCGAAGCGAGGGCCCAAGCCACGAAAATCGGCTATCCGAACTTGGTGCGGCCCAGTTTCGTGCTCGGCGGCCGGGCAATGGAGATTTGCTACGACCAATCGCAACTCGAGCGGTTCGTCGCCGAGGCGTTTGTCGTCGCTCAAGGCCAGCCGGTGCTCATCGATCGGTTTCTCGAAGAGGCGATCGAAGTCGACGTCGATGCGATTTGCGACGGCCAGCAGGTGCTCGTGGCCGGCATCATGGAACACATCGAAGAAGCGGGAGTTCACTCGGGCGATTCGGCCTGCGCGATCCCGCCCTACAGCCTTGCCGGGCCGATCTTGGCCGAAATTCGCGAAGCCACAGTGGCGATGGCGCGCCACCTCCGCGTCGTCGGCTTGATGAACGTGCAATATGCCATCAAGAAAGAAGACGGCAAGCAGGTGCTGTATGTGCTCGAGGTGAACCCACGTGCGAGCCGCACCGTGCCGTTCGTGGCCAAAGCGACGGGCATGCCCGTGGCTCGCGTGGCGACGAAGGTCATGGCGGGCGTGTCGCTGGCCGAGCAGGGGTATCATTCCGATCCGATTCCGGCGTTCGTGTCGGTGAAGGAAAGCGTGTTTCCGTTCTCGAAATTCGCCGGCGTCGACATCGTGCTCGGGCCGGAGATGCGCTCGACGGGCGAAGTGATGGGCGTGAGCGAGCGGTTTTCGATCGCGTTTGCCAAGAGCCAATTGGCGGCTGGCATTCTGTTGCCCAAAGAGGGGCGAATTTTCATCAGCGTCGCGTCGCCCTCGGCCAAGGAACACATGATCGGGCTGGCGAAGCGTTTGGCGGCGATGGGCTTCCAATTGCTGGCCACCGAAGGCACTGCGCGCGTGATCGAAGCGACCGGGATTCCGGTCGAGCACGTCAAGAAATTGCAGGAGGGGCATCCGAACCTGATCGACCATCTGATCGACGGCCGCGTGCAATTGATCATGAACACGCCGCGCGGCAAAGGAGCGCGGACCGACGAAGGCCGGATTCGGGCGGCGTCGGTGACGCATGGCGTGCCCTGCATCACCACCCTTCCGGCGGCCGACGCATGCGTCAAGGCGATGGAAGCCCTGCGCGAAGAGGAAATGACGGTGCAAGCGCTTCAAGACCGCTTTCCCCACACCGAGCCCTCGCTGGGCATCGCGACCGCCATTCGGCGATGA
- a CDS encoding TraR/DksA C4-type zinc finger protein — protein MKAAELEQRKKQLLALRDRLTGTLRHVEQAALEDVQKGGEISGYHTHLADADEEGLDKEIAIAANEEGILEMVEDALQRIEEGTYGTCEECGQPIPTERLEAIPYTPHCVQCAQ, from the coding sequence ATGAAAGCGGCCGAACTGGAACAGCGCAAGAAACAATTGCTCGCGCTACGTGACCGCCTGACGGGCACGCTGCGCCACGTCGAACAGGCGGCGCTCGAAGATGTTCAAAAAGGGGGCGAAATCTCCGGCTATCACACGCATTTGGCCGACGCCGACGAGGAAGGCCTCGATAAGGAAATCGCCATCGCCGCAAACGAGGAAGGGATTCTCGAAATGGTCGAAGACGCCCTGCAGCGAATCGAAGAAGGCACCTATGGCACCTGCGAGGAGTGCGGCCAGCCGATCCCAACGGAACGCCTCGAAGCGATTCCCTACACGCCGCACTGCGTGCAGTGTGCTCAATAA
- a CDS encoding bifunctional oligoribonuclease/PAP phosphatase NrnA gives MPIDWPRFVEIVRRHQRFVLTSHIRPDCDALGSELGMAGVLGAIGKDVRIVNGQSTPPNLLFIDPTGRLEAIGVDVQPAELADRDVLIVLDTSAWTQLGPMAEVVRSTRAKKIVLDHHVSSDDLGAEMFKDTEAEATGRLVLQAADQLGVAITPEIAMPLFAAISTDTGWFRFNSTTGDTMRAAGRLLDAGAKPGEVYRSLYEQDTLARLHLIGLALARARMEMNGRAIHTAILQEDFRTTGAVASDTEDIVNMTLQVGGVEVALMLVELASGGVKVSFRSRNPAIDCSTLAEKFQGGGHKAAAGATLFQPMPIAQAQVLEAVRAAMTYAAVK, from the coding sequence ATGCCTATCGACTGGCCTCGCTTTGTTGAGATTGTGCGCCGCCACCAGCGGTTCGTTTTGACCAGTCACATCCGCCCCGATTGCGATGCGCTGGGCAGCGAATTGGGAATGGCCGGCGTGCTCGGGGCGATCGGAAAGGATGTGCGCATCGTCAACGGGCAATCGACGCCGCCGAACCTGCTCTTCATCGATCCGACGGGGCGCCTGGAAGCAATCGGCGTCGACGTGCAGCCGGCCGAACTTGCCGACCGGGATGTGCTGATCGTGCTCGACACAAGCGCGTGGACTCAGCTCGGGCCGATGGCCGAAGTGGTCCGCAGCACCCGCGCGAAGAAGATCGTGCTCGATCATCATGTCAGCAGCGACGATCTCGGCGCCGAGATGTTCAAAGACACGGAAGCGGAGGCGACCGGCCGGCTCGTGCTGCAAGCGGCCGATCAACTGGGCGTCGCGATCACGCCGGAAATCGCGATGCCGTTGTTCGCCGCGATCTCGACCGACACCGGTTGGTTTCGTTTCAACTCGACCACCGGCGACACGATGCGCGCCGCAGGCCGATTGCTCGACGCCGGCGCCAAGCCGGGCGAAGTGTATCGCTCGCTCTACGAGCAAGACACTTTGGCACGCCTGCATTTGATCGGGCTGGCGCTGGCCCGAGCGCGAATGGAAATGAACGGCCGAGCGATTCACACCGCGATTCTGCAGGAAGATTTTCGCACCACCGGCGCGGTCGCCAGCGATACCGAAGACATCGTCAATATGACGCTCCAGGTTGGCGGCGTGGAAGTGGCGTTGATGCTGGTCGAACTGGCGAGCGGCGGGGTAAAAGTCAGCTTCCGCAGCCGAAACCCCGCGATCGATTGCAGCACGCTGGCAGAAAAATTCCAAGGAGGCGGACACAAAGCGGCCGCCGGGGCAACGCTCTTCCAGCCAATGCCGATTGCCCAAGCCCAAGTGCTCGAAGCCGTCCGGGCGGCGATGACATACGCGGCAGTGAAATAA